The nucleotide window CCAGCTGATAGAGAAGCCCAGAGTGCAGTTCATCCGCTGCTTTGACATATACGGGCGGCTGGTAGAACACCACTACTCGGGCGCCATCTTGGACATGCCCCCTTCCTGACAGATTTAATGAGTGAGGTTCAGTTCTGGAGGCCATTAGTCCTCATACCTAATGGAGACATTTTTGAAGACAACAAATATCTCCGTCTTGTTGAAGTTAATTTTCTGAGAATTTTTACCCATGCTTCCCACAATATCTGAAAACACAAAGCCAGTTTGCAATTGGATAAAAGTAAAGAAGATTCCAGGCAAATGAGCAGTTTTTCATTGTCAGCATATGTATAGGAGATCCGTGACATTGAAGGAGTGAGACAAAAGAGGCCACctctatgttgaagagggtttgttTAAGAGGAAGCCTGATGGCGGACATCGTGAGCAACAGGAAAGAAGGAAGACCTGTAAGTTGGCAGTTAAATAATTGTCTGGTTAGCAAGATAAGAGGATTAGCTGGTGAAGCCAATCTCATAAAGTAGAGACTAGAGTTTATTGGCATAATGTGTTAAACACTGCCAGGTGTAACTGGATCGAAGTCGCACTGTTGCCATATGATCACCAACCATTTTAACAATTTTGCAAACAAAATTTAGAATTATTAGGAGCAAGGGAGATGCGGTTGGCTCAGAAAGGAGTGTATGTAACGTAtttcttttcagaattgtttggatGAGTAGATAAATATAAATGATCTTTAGACTAATCTCTTTCCGTCTGTTTATATTGCATTTTGAGGTTTCTAGGTTCCAGGGTGAACCAAGGAGCAGGTTGCCCCGGACTGGAAGAGTGTACACTTTTAAGTGTAGTAGAAGCCAAGAACTGAACTGAGATGCTGCTTTGTAACAAGAGAGGGGCAACTGTGAATAAGAGTGAGCAGAAGTTAAAATGATTTCAACTAACTAGAATAGGAAGTCATCACTTAGTCCAAGAAAGAAGAACCCAATTTAAAATGTGGGAGATTGAACAAACCCAATAAATAGACTGAAATCGAAGTTCGAAACCTGAGATGGGAGAACCAAAATTAAATCCAACTAATGTCCATCCTCGTGAATTGGCCCAGAAATTAATTGAGAGAGACCCACAGCAGACCAGCAATCAATAAAAATAAGTAAGTTTGAAAGGGAAATGGAATCAAGCCGTAAGTTAAAATCACCAATAATTAGGGGCCAGGAGAGCCTAATCAAATAGTATTGAAGTTAGGGATAAACAGAGATGCAGAGTTAAACTGCCGATAAACCAGTAAGCAAAAGAGGAAAGAGCCagcgttactttttttttttttttaacaaaaaagcctCAAAGTTCATTAAGCGCAAAACGGGCCAGATAATTCAATGGATTGTTGACCTTTACAGCTAGCTCACAGCCAGCATGGCCCAAACATAAGGGGTACAGAGAGTGAGTGGTACAAAGGAGAAACTGCTAAAGCAAAGCCAGTGATAATGCATGACTGGTCCAAGAAGGTGTAATTAGGACATCAAAATGGTGGCCAAGGATTGAACCATGAATGCCCAAGGCATTCGGTTTAAGAAACATGCATTAATAAGACAGCATTTAAAACATGGGGGAGATACTATGGACTCGACATTAATAGCCGAACATGAAGCTTAAAGAGAAGAATGGGAGGGACATAATAAGGCATTTTGCACTGAAAAGTCATTTAAGCAGTGAACATAATTTTGTATGATTTGGAACAGAGTCTGAAGAATTAACTGAGCCAAAATAGAATAAATTGTGAGGCATGGTGACCAGATGATACAAGATTGGAGGAGGTCTGACAAGCCTGAATGGAGATCAGGCTCATCCGAACAATGGCAATGCTACAAGTGGTGTAGAGCAAGGAGTGAATTATGGGAGTAAATGTCACGAGGCACTAACCTGAAGTTGGATGGTAAAACAGTGAACATAACGAGTTCTGAATGTATCCCGGGCAAAGACGAGTTTGCTTTTGGCATTATATACCATAAAGATTAGTAACATATGGCTCCAAACACTAGACTGTCCTATTTCAAATACCCCCAAGATGGCAGCTGAAGAAATAGAAGATATACTCTTAGGTTGTGAGTAGGATGTAGAGGCTTAAGTCTCCAGAGCTAAATGCTTCTCACAaacacattatagttagaaaagggTAACTTTAGCAGCAGTAACCCTCAGTATTTCACACACAACTTAACACAACAATTAAACATCTCTATTGCAAACTAAAATATATAGTTAATACCCGGAGTGAACTTAATTTATTTAAAAGCAAGTAAAATGCTAGTGcaagcaaaaggaaaaaaagagcaGAACTATTGCCAGTGCAGTTATGCAACTGAAGCCGCTAAATACAATTGTGAGGAGCAGCAAAGTACCCAAACACGATACTAATTTAAACAAATCCAGGCCAAAGAAATAGAGGAAATGCTATTAGAAAGGTGGTAAGTCTGAGGTAGGCGCTTCATGAAGAATAAAGAAGGCTAAATACATCTACAATTGCCAAACAAGTTGTGTTCTTTTACcttttctattgtgtttttcactcatTTCTGAATTCTACCAATGATTCATATGAAAAGGTAGAACTTTTTAGAGAAAATACTAAACAATGCACACCAAACAGAAAGCACGCTGTGGTGCAGTTCGCATTTACATTACATTCATTGTTAGTAAATCTGTGCTTTTTGTTTTGTTAACTAGAAAATTAACTTGTTATTAAGATTGTTTTCTAAGGTGAACTTATCTTTTGAGATCTTTTCCCCTGAAAGTGATAAAGATTAACTTAGACTTTCATGATTTGTATAGTAAATCCCAAAACGAATCAAACAACAATTTTACCGTTCTTTCCATCTCATATGAAACTGCTCTTTAACATGAACATCAAGTAGTCATACTAGCCAAAACTGTCCTGTTAATGTTTTGTTCATAATTAGAATTGGGAGCTGCTTTGTGAATATTCTTACATGTCTTCTGTTTCTGCAGAATATGGAGGTAGACTTCAATCCTTTTGATTTGCCAATTAACTCTGGATTTGAAGAAGATTCTGAATTTAAGGATTTTGACGGAGTCGACGTAAAAGACATGAGACTAGAAGCAGAAGCGGTTGTGAATGATGTTTTGTTTGCTGTTGGCAACATGTTTGTTTCTAAAAATCTGCCCAGTGCTGTGGATGTGGCATATATCAATGTGGAAATCAAGGAAGGCACCAGATACTGCTTGGAGTTAACGGAAGCTGGACTCAGGGTAAATGTTTTGATAAAATATTGTTTGTTACCGTATTtgtcatgttttatttttcatgtgaaGGATTACCTTGATTTATAACGGCACAACGAACTCAAACTATAGCGT belongs to Pleurodeles waltl isolate 20211129_DDA chromosome 9, aPleWal1.hap1.20221129, whole genome shotgun sequence and includes:
- the GSKIP gene encoding GSK3B-interacting protein codes for the protein MEVDFNPFDLPINSGFEEDSEFKDFDGVDVKDMRLEAEAVVNDVLFAVGNMFVSKNLPSAVDVAYINVEIKEGTRYCLELTEAGLRVVGHAFDHVNDDSETQYHETIYSLLDSLSPAYREAFGNALLQRLEALKREGQS